A single Vanacampus margaritifer isolate UIUO_Vmar chromosome 7, RoL_Vmar_1.0, whole genome shotgun sequence DNA region contains:
- the fbxo8 gene encoding F-box only protein 8 isoform X2, translating to MGQALWRLPPRQQQQLQEELVDRLADTRGARQEQGRDGGTLRRFPQHCYGPDIYHLMKTRRGKEQNGFIDLDMLPPELGITILSYLNATDLCLAGCVWQDLGNDEYLWQGLCKSTWGHCSIYNRRLPAGFSYRRLYLQLDEGSLTFNANPQEGISYFMSKGILVDHPTEQAKFIFYTRRLNWKMLRNYLDERRDVLDELVTLHNFSNQFLPNALRDFFRHIHAPEERGEYLETLITKFSHRFCTCNPGLVRDLGLSPGH from the exons ATGGGTCAGGCACTGTGGAGGCTTCCACCCAGACAACAGCAGCAGCTTCAGGAAGAGCTTGTTGACCGACTGGCTGACACAAGAGGAGCCAGACAAGAGCAAG GGAGAGATGGAGGGACACTTCGAAGATTCCCTCAACATTGTTATGGCCCTGACATCTACCATCTGATGAAAACTCGCAGAG gtaAAGAACAAAATGGTTTTATAGATTTGGACATGCTCCCACCAGAGCTGGGAATCACCATTTTGTCGTATCTGAATGCTACTGACCTGTGTCTGGCCGGGTGTGTGTGGCAGGACCTAGGAAATGATGAATATCTTTGGCAGGG GCTCTGCAAGTCCACTTGGGGTCACTGCTCCATCTACAACAGAAGGCTGCCTGCTGGTTTCTCATATAGAAGACTATATCTACAACTAGATGAAGGCAGCCTTACATTCAACGCCAACCCACAGGAG GGAATCTCTTATTTCATGTCTAAAGGCATACTAGTGGATCACCCCACAGAGCAGGCGAAGTTCATCTTTTACACTAGACGGCTCAACTGGAAGATGCTGAGAAATTACCTGGATGAGAG GCGTGATGTTTTGGACGAGCTGGTGACACTTCACAATTTCAGCAATCAGTTCCTCCCCAATGCCCTGAGGGATTTCTTCAGACACATTCATGCACCAGAGGAGAGAGGAGAGTATCTGGAAACGCTCATCACCAAATTTAGTCACAGGTTTTGTACCTGTAACCCTGGTCTTGTCCGAGATCTGGGTCTCAGTCCTG